A single region of the Salicibibacter cibi genome encodes:
- a CDS encoding DUF3100 domain-containing protein, producing MTRNQEPLKFWKDWRLYFLILCIVLVAELVGPIHFSVGPGVISLLPLLIAFAIGFALYFTPVIKEKQSKNSQPLVTLSIGLLVAKIGGTIGPAIDTIMEVGPALLLQEIGNLGTILLAIPIAVLIGVKREAIGMAPGIGREGSVAIITEKYGFDSPETRGVMSMYVFGTIFGAVFFGIFASFLAAFTPFHPLALAMASGVGSTSMMAAASGSLVTAFPAFENDIVALAGASNLLTMITGIFVFTFIALPLTIKLYQLFTKRKSPNANSKMDAGE from the coding sequence ATGACGAGAAATCAAGAGCCATTGAAATTTTGGAAAGATTGGCGTTTGTATTTTCTTATTTTATGTATCGTTCTTGTTGCAGAGTTAGTCGGGCCCATTCATTTTTCCGTTGGACCGGGTGTCATCTCACTATTACCGTTGCTCATTGCATTTGCGATCGGTTTTGCTCTATATTTCACACCGGTTATAAAAGAAAAGCAATCCAAAAACTCACAACCGCTTGTTACGTTGTCCATTGGTCTACTCGTTGCCAAAATAGGAGGAACGATCGGACCGGCAATCGATACAATTATGGAGGTAGGTCCGGCGTTATTGCTCCAGGAAATTGGAAATTTAGGGACAATTCTCTTAGCAATACCAATTGCTGTATTAATCGGCGTAAAGCGAGAAGCCATTGGTATGGCTCCGGGTATAGGCCGGGAAGGTTCTGTGGCCATTATAACAGAAAAATACGGTTTCGATTCACCGGAGACACGCGGCGTTATGAGTATGTATGTGTTTGGCACCATATTTGGTGCAGTATTCTTTGGGATCTTCGCAAGTTTCTTAGCAGCATTTACACCTTTTCATCCGTTAGCACTGGCCATGGCTTCAGGGGTTGGCAGCACGAGTATGATGGCTGCGGCAAGCGGTTCTCTAGTCACTGCATTTCCCGCTTTCGAAAATGACATTGTTGCACTTGCAGGTGCCAGTAATCTTTTGACGATGATCACCGGCATATTTGTATTCACGTTTATCGCCCTCCCGTTAACGATTAAACTTTACCAGTTGTTTACGAAACGAAAATCTCCAAATGCCAATTCAAAAATGGATGCGGGGGAATAA
- a CDS encoding D-serine ammonia-lyase: protein MIGNSGLGKTWSEWTQSFPLLEDIMEMKPVFWQNPSRTDATGLPVSEDDIEEAKTLWRRFAPFIKELFPETKASDGIVESPLRSIPKMQQALERHYHARIRGRLYLKCDNELPIAGSIKARGGVYEVLKYAETLAIEQQLITKEKNYEQFASPKFKHFFKQYSIGVASTGNLGLSIGIISAALGFNVTVHMSADAKEWKKELLREKGATVREYNADFSRAIARGRELSSYEPNSYFIDDENSRDLFLGYSVAALRLKDQLESQGIYVDADNPLFVYLPCGVGGSPGGITFGLKSIFGPHAHCFFVEPTHSPSVLIGLLTGQKEKVSVRDFGLDNLTEADGLAVGRPSSFATEISEKLVSGNYTIHDNELFKLLTLLMDTEEIKVEPSAASGLQGPILLNRCPSYIDKHHLSSKMHQATHIAWSTGGSLVPDEEMRMFYEKGKTLMSGNRVGDSD from the coding sequence ATGATAGGGAACAGCGGTCTAGGAAAAACCTGGTCAGAATGGACACAGTCGTTTCCGCTTTTGGAAGACATTATGGAAATGAAGCCGGTATTTTGGCAAAACCCTTCAAGAACAGATGCGACGGGGCTTCCTGTGAGCGAAGATGATATCGAAGAAGCAAAAACTCTATGGAGACGTTTTGCCCCATTTATAAAAGAATTATTTCCGGAAACAAAAGCAAGTGATGGAATCGTCGAGTCACCGCTCCGGTCGATCCCGAAGATGCAACAAGCGTTGGAACGTCATTACCATGCCCGTATAAGGGGCCGCCTGTATTTAAAATGCGACAATGAACTGCCGATTGCAGGTTCCATCAAAGCTCGCGGCGGCGTTTATGAAGTGTTAAAATATGCGGAAACGTTGGCGATTGAGCAACAACTCATAACAAAAGAAAAGAATTACGAACAATTTGCATCGCCCAAGTTTAAGCATTTTTTCAAGCAGTATTCCATCGGCGTCGCCTCCACCGGTAATTTAGGGCTAAGCATCGGGATTATAAGTGCCGCGCTCGGATTCAACGTAACCGTTCACATGTCAGCAGATGCTAAGGAATGGAAAAAGGAATTGCTTCGAGAAAAAGGTGCTACCGTTCGGGAATACAACGCTGATTTCAGCCGGGCGATCGCTAGAGGACGAGAACTATCCAGTTATGAACCGAATAGCTATTTTATAGACGATGAAAACTCTCGCGATTTATTTTTAGGCTATAGCGTAGCCGCTTTACGATTGAAAGATCAGCTTGAATCACAAGGTATTTATGTCGATGCGGACAACCCTTTATTTGTCTATTTGCCTTGTGGCGTCGGCGGATCTCCCGGCGGGATTACATTTGGTTTGAAAAGTATCTTTGGGCCTCATGCCCACTGTTTTTTCGTGGAACCTACCCATTCACCCTCGGTTTTAATCGGGCTTCTGACAGGCCAAAAGGAAAAAGTCAGCGTCCGGGACTTTGGCCTCGACAATTTAACCGAAGCTGACGGGCTCGCCGTTGGAAGACCATCAAGCTTTGCCACTGAAATTAGCGAAAAACTTGTAAGTGGTAATTATACCATTCATGACAACGAGTTGTTCAAACTTCTTACATTGTTAATGGATACAGAAGAAATAAAAGTCGAGCCTTCAGCTGCTTCCGGTTTACAAGGACCTATTCTTTTAAACAGGTGTCCCAGTTACATCGACAAACACCATTTATCTTCAAAGATGCATCAAGCAACACACATCGCATGGTCCACAGGCGGATCGCTCGTTCCCGACGAAGAGATGAGAATGTTTTATGAAAAGGGGAAAACACTAATGAGCGGGAATCGAGTAGGAGACAGTGACTAA
- a CDS encoding MFS transporter yields the protein MIVPKWYFGWNIVGAAAIITLLTVGMRMGVGPFVLPIMEDLNFSRTELSTIIAVGMIVYGIGMPIAGYLVEKYSTNMVLILGIIIVTISCVWTVLAQHPLNFFMAFGVFLSFGLAFTSPVALTPVISRWFTQLRGRALFYLSTGSMAGIAIMTPVFSFLIEVFGWQATILIFAVAFLIIIIPTTIFIIRDHPPESALQSASSSNARQDPDTTLTWKKAMATPPFWLIAFGLFACGFSMNLLGTHGVPMLRDHGFEPITASFAIGLIGIVAIPSTLFMGVLSDRLQRKHLLALIYFVRGLGMVALVVVTVTWQLYMVAAIAGIVWAGSIALSSAILSDVYGVRLVGLLYGWTYFGHQIGAMLSSWLGGWGYETYGTHLVSFGVTGILLIAASIVSLCISNTLKERQNYKPKEIAQSG from the coding sequence ATGATCGTTCCTAAATGGTATTTTGGCTGGAATATTGTCGGGGCGGCTGCCATCATTACGTTGTTGACGGTAGGCATGCGGATGGGCGTCGGCCCTTTCGTCCTGCCTATTATGGAAGATTTAAATTTCTCCCGTACCGAGTTGTCAACGATCATCGCTGTAGGGATGATCGTGTATGGCATTGGGATGCCGATCGCGGGTTATTTGGTAGAAAAATATAGCACAAATATGGTGCTCATCTTAGGAATTATAATCGTAACCATTTCCTGTGTATGGACAGTTTTGGCGCAACATCCGTTAAACTTTTTCATGGCCTTCGGTGTCTTTTTATCGTTTGGGCTTGCTTTTACGAGTCCGGTTGCGCTGACACCGGTCATTAGTCGTTGGTTTACTCAGCTTAGAGGCAGGGCGTTATTTTACTTGTCGACGGGTTCCATGGCTGGAATCGCCATCATGACTCCGGTGTTCTCATTTTTAATTGAGGTGTTTGGGTGGCAAGCAACAATCTTGATTTTCGCCGTTGCTTTTCTCATCATCATCATTCCTACGACCATATTCATTATTCGAGACCATCCGCCGGAAAGCGCTTTGCAATCAGCATCTTCATCAAATGCTCGACAGGATCCAGACACTACCTTGACATGGAAAAAAGCAATGGCCACGCCCCCTTTTTGGTTGATCGCATTTGGTCTGTTTGCATGCGGGTTTAGCATGAATCTGTTGGGTACCCATGGTGTGCCGATGCTCCGGGATCATGGTTTCGAACCGATCACCGCATCCTTTGCAATCGGTTTAATCGGTATAGTAGCTATTCCGAGTACTTTGTTTATGGGGGTTCTTTCAGACAGGTTGCAACGCAAGCATCTGCTCGCATTAATTTATTTTGTGAGAGGTTTAGGGATGGTGGCACTAGTCGTCGTGACAGTTACTTGGCAGCTATATATGGTAGCCGCCATAGCTGGTATCGTATGGGCAGGGAGCATTGCCCTATCTTCCGCGATATTGTCGGATGTCTACGGGGTGCGGCTCGTCGGATTATTATATGGATGGACATACTTCGGCCACCAAATTGGAGCGATGTTAAGTTCCTGGCTCGGGGGTTGGGGATATGAAACCTATGGCACACATTTGGTGTCTTTTGGAGTCACAGGCATTCTATTAATAGCCGCGAGTATTGTTTCCTTGTGTATAAGCAATACATTAAAAGAAAGACAGAATTATAAGCCTAAGGAGATAGCGCAGTCAGGGTGA